A DNA window from Massilia putida contains the following coding sequences:
- a CDS encoding M1 family metallopeptidase, with translation MQRTAIAALGLLLAGCASQPALTDYTVNSGAQRSADQQALVFDHADLSLRIDPDSRSLRGDATLTFGTRAPLDRIDLDLDRNLPIDAITVDGQPLAANRWRNPDGKLTITLPQRLEPGRQTTIRVTYHGEPHVARRAPWDGGFVWARTPDGRPWVASAVEGEGCDLFWPCIDHPMGKPAVVDEHITVPAPLVAAGNGVSLGMTEAHGWRTWHWRAKHPSTYGIAINVGPYEVLSGDYRSRYGNVIPLRLWYLPQNKAHAQDLFAEFPQMLDFFESTIGPYPFGDEKMGVVETPHKGMEHQTINAYGNKYVKTPYGYDDLLQHEFAHEWFGNQLTNADWDDMWLHEGLGSYMQPLYMQYLHGDQEYYAALMQQRAAIRNKAPLVSGKHKREEDVYDIKRGGPGGDIYAKGSLVLHTLRGLIGDDAFFRAVRELVYGTPDPRPGNFTPRYATTPEFIAIVQRASGRDLDWFFQAYMYQAALPELLATRRGDTLDLAWKTAGNTPFPMPLDVRVGGRIVTLPMADGHGSIALPAGATYTLDPHSKILRREERFEIFQRYQERQQKQAKP, from the coding sequence TTGCAAAGAACCGCCATCGCCGCCCTGGGACTGCTGTTGGCGGGCTGCGCCAGCCAGCCCGCCCTCACCGACTACACCGTCAACTCGGGCGCGCAGCGCAGCGCCGACCAGCAGGCGCTCGTCTTCGATCACGCCGACCTGAGCCTGCGCATCGACCCGGACAGCCGCAGCCTGCGCGGCGACGCGACGCTCACGTTCGGCACGCGCGCCCCGCTGGACCGCATCGACCTCGACCTGGACCGCAACCTCCCCATCGACGCCATCACGGTCGACGGCCAGCCGCTTGCCGCGAACCGGTGGCGCAATCCGGACGGCAAGCTGACGATCACGCTGCCGCAACGGCTGGAACCGGGCCGTCAAACGACGATCCGCGTGACCTACCACGGCGAGCCGCACGTGGCGAGACGGGCCCCGTGGGACGGCGGCTTCGTGTGGGCGCGCACGCCGGACGGCCGGCCGTGGGTCGCCAGCGCGGTCGAAGGCGAAGGCTGCGACCTGTTCTGGCCCTGCATCGACCACCCGATGGGCAAGCCGGCCGTCGTCGACGAACACATCACCGTGCCGGCGCCGCTGGTCGCGGCGGGCAATGGCGTGTCGCTCGGGATGACGGAAGCGCACGGCTGGCGCACGTGGCACTGGCGCGCGAAGCACCCCAGCACCTACGGCATCGCCATCAACGTGGGGCCGTACGAAGTCCTGTCCGGCGACTACCGCAGCCGCTACGGCAACGTGATCCCGCTGCGGCTGTGGTACCTGCCGCAGAACAAGGCGCATGCGCAAGACCTGTTCGCGGAATTCCCGCAGATGCTCGATTTCTTCGAATCGACGATCGGACCGTACCCGTTCGGCGACGAAAAAATGGGCGTCGTCGAAACCCCGCACAAGGGCATGGAACACCAGACCATCAATGCCTACGGCAACAAATACGTCAAGACGCCGTATGGCTACGACGACCTGCTGCAGCATGAATTCGCCCACGAATGGTTCGGCAACCAGTTGACCAATGCCGACTGGGACGATATGTGGCTGCACGAGGGCCTCGGCTCCTACATGCAACCGTTGTACATGCAATACCTGCACGGCGACCAGGAATACTATGCCGCGCTGATGCAGCAGCGGGCGGCGATCCGCAACAAGGCGCCGCTCGTGTCCGGCAAGCACAAGCGCGAGGAAGACGTCTACGACATCAAACGCGGCGGCCCCGGCGGCGATATCTACGCGAAGGGCTCGCTCGTGCTGCACACGTTGCGCGGCCTGATCGGCGACGACGCCTTTTTCCGCGCCGTGCGCGAACTCGTGTACGGCACGCCGGACCCGCGTCCGGGAAATTTCACACCGCGCTATGCGACGACGCCGGAATTCATCGCCATCGTCCAGCGCGCGAGCGGACGAGACCTGGACTGGTTTTTCCAGGCGTATATGTATCAGGCCGCGTTGCCCGAACTGCTGGCCACGCGCCGCGGTGACACGCTGGACCTCGCGTGGAAAACGGCCGGCAACACGCCGTTCCCGATGCCGCTCGACGTGCGCGTGGGCGGGCGCATCGTCACGCTGCCGATGGCG